A region from the Silene latifolia isolate original U9 population chromosome 7, ASM4854445v1, whole genome shotgun sequence genome encodes:
- the LOC141590165 gene encoding protein FAR-RED IMPAIRED RESPONSE 1-like yields MKFAPFTGIDNHKKSITFGCALLDHEDDNAFIWAFQQFLKAMGGKEPHYIISNQDPRIINAVQAVFKKARHRFCMWHLMKKLTDKVGSTICKETDFLSRLNNVVWSADLELEEFEENWAKVISDFSLEGNKWLTGKFAEREKWIPAYFRNLLEAESENSMPETLFGSNWEAHAVKVYTHEVFFDFQQEVKFSVNACSVCGYTPPDLVTNFEIQLLRTQTSERDMQLSTIGEQWIWSKNALRNPVYDLNGNLLENFNLTGNSSKFGMSRVWSEIYATVSMLKRKEEESDIREFAKLIKEFREKLEPNPKPLTKEQELELLLNCKAPKEVKILPPKVSKNKGSGKRLVSIKNKAIMKAKKPKRMCAKCKCMSHHDKRNCPNEFAEHPPENQYLIKV; encoded by the exons atgaaattCGCGCCTTTCACTGGGATTGAtaatcataaaaagtcaataacATTTGGATGTGCTCTTTTAGACCATGAAGACGATAATGCTTTTATTTGGGCATTTCAGCAGTTCTTGAAAGCAATGGGTGGCAAAGAACCCCATTATATCATCAGTAACCAAGACCCCAGAATAATAAATGCGGTTCAAG CCGTGTTCAAAAAAGCAAGACATCGCTTTTGCATGTGGCACCTTATGAAGAAATTAACAGACAAGGTTGGTAGCACAATTTGTAAAGAGACAGATTTCTTAAGTCGTTTGAACAATGTTGTCTGGAGCGCGGACTTGGAGCTTGAGGAATTTGAAGAGAATTGGGCTAAGGTCATTAGCGACTTCTCGTTAGAAGGAAATAAATGGTTGACTGGAAAGTTTGCGGAACGAGAGAAGTGGATACCCGCTTACTTTAGGAAT CTTCTTGAAGCAGAGAGCGAAAACTCAATGCCTGAAACCCTATTCGGGTCAAACTGGGAGGCCCATGCAGTCAAGGTCTATACACATGAAGTGTTCTTCGACTTCCAACAGGAGGTTAAGTTTTCGGTAAATGCGTGTAGTGTTTGTGGATACACCCCACCAGATCTAGTAACTAACTTTGAAATTCAATTGTTGAGGACGCAAACAAGCGAAAGAGATATGcagttgagtacaataggagaacaATGGAT TTGGAGTAAAAATGCACTCAGAAAcccggtttatgatttgaatggGAATCTGCTGGAAAACTTCAATCTTACTGGTAATAGTAGTAAATTTGGAATGTCTCGGGTGTGGTCTGAGATTTACGCAACTGTTAGTAtgctcaaaagaaaagaagaagagtcgGATATAagagagtttgccaagctaaTTAAAGAATTCCGAGAGAAGTTGGAGCCAAACCCAAAACCTTTGACCAAAGAACAAGAATTGGAGCTCCTTCTGAACTGCAAGGCTCCAAAAGAAGTCAAGATCTTACCACCTAAAGTCTCTAAAAACAAAGGTAGTGGTAAAAGGTTGGTGAGCATCAAAAATAAGGCAATTATGaaggcaaaaaaaccaaaaaggaTGTGTGCTAAGTGTAAATGCATGTCACACCACGATAAAAGAAATTGTCCAAATGAGTTTGCAGAGCATCCTCCTGAGAATCAA tatcTAATTAAGGTTTGA